aaagtgaGGAGCAAAGAAAGCAACAGGAAAATGAGAAGGGTAAAAGCAAGGAGCCTTATCTGCCCATCATTATACCTACAGAACCTCCAGTCGAGGAAACGACTAATCACGCCGTACCTCCCCCCAATATCAAAAAAGAGATTCTGATGACAACTTTTGGTCCTAGCGTTGTCACCCAAGCCGATGCAAGAGCAAATAAGAGACGCCTTTTTGCCCTTCGCCGTTTCTTCCAGCGCAGTGATGAGCGAGGCGAGAGTAGCGCCGCGGGTGCCGCTCTCGGAGCTTTGCAAGAACGGGTCGCAGAAGCTGAGCATGTTAATGAAAGTCTCGGCCGGTTGGCTAAACTAAACTCCGTCGAGGAAGTGTGAGTTCTGGTACCGCATATAAGATTCCCCTACTAACAACCTAATCTCAGGGAATGTGTGTCCTGTCTGGACGACTTTCATCCCAAGGACGTCATCAAAGTGCCTTGCCATAACTATTGTCGCGACTGTTTTGTTCGTCTGGTTACTGCTGCATGCCAGAATGAACAACAGTGGCCACCCAAGTGCTGCCTAAACGAGATACCCGTCAAGACCGTCATGCGTTTCATCCCGTCCGACCTGAAAAAGACATTTGAGGACCGATCCAAAGAGTGGGAGCTCCCCGTCAGCGACCGTGTCTACTGCAGCAATTCGAACTGTAATCTCtggatcaagcccaagcgGATCTATCCTGGGAAGCGTCAAGGAATATGCGATCGCTTTCATGTAACATGCACGTTATGTCGTGGGCCCGCTCATGCTGGAGAGGATTGTCCTCAAGATGTCGATATGAGTCTCACGAACCAATTGGCCGAGGACGAGGGCTGGAAACGATGTTTCAACTGCAACGCCTTGGTAGAGCATAGGGAGGCTTGCCAGCACATGACCTGTAGGTGTGGTACCCAATTTTGTTACGTTTGCTCTCGACGATGGCGAACTTGCACTTGTACGATGGAGGACCTTCAGGCCCTGAAGGAGGGGGTTGTTTCTAGACGCGCAGAAAGGCACGCCCAGGAGCTagaggaggccgaggaaTTACGGTATATTATTCTGCAAATCGAGGAGTTTGAGCGTGAAGAGGCTCTCAAGGCCGAGCTCCTACGATTGGAGCAGGAAAGATTAGAGGAGGAACGCCGCCAGCGTGAGCTCGAGGAAAGAGTACGGCAGGAGAGTATCCGTCGAAGGGATATTGAAGTCAAGTATCAAGAGCTGAGGACCGTACTCGATGAGCTGCATGACCTGCAACAAGTATTACTCGATGctgaccaagaagaggaagctgagAATATGATTATTGACATCAGAGCTGCAAAGCAAGAGTTGGAAATGAAACACGAGACAGAACTATCTGAGTTGAAAGCACTCGCACTGGCCAAGATGACTGAAAAGGAAAATTCACTGAACAATGACTTCCGAGTTCGTGCAGCGAAGGagaatgagcttgaagaggcTTACCATGAGCAGCTCAAAGCGTATTGGGAAGGCAAGAATAACGGGgaccaagaagttgagaatTCAATGCTCGCTCTCAGAAAGCGTATGGATCAGAAACACCACGCGTGGCAGAAGTGGAAGGCCGACCagctcaaggtcttggaggCCAAGCTCGAAGATAACAGAACATATCGAGAGGAGCTCATGTATAGCGCCAAACACCGGCTAGACGACTCTTGCAAGGAGAAAGAGGCGGAGATGATGAGGCGTATggcagctgagaagaagtggcTTGAGGCTGTGATActggagagagagaagctgctgaatgAACGGGAGGCTCAGGAGGTTGAAGGTGATGCAGACAGCATATTTGCGGTGGAGtcagaagattctggggACGGCCACTATGTTATTGCCGCGACGTTTTAGATCGTATAGACAGTATACAAATAGTAATCACAACACTCATCATAGCTTGTTGTTATTCTGTAATTGTGATATTTTTGTCTTGAGGTGTTCTTCATCTTAGCAGTAAAAGGCTAGTCACGTGCCGCGCCTTGCACAAAAAACCTCTATTCTCAAGTAATTCAACTCCCATATACAACTCACTACAGACCGAGAAGCACATCGCGACTAATAAGAGTTTACTCCTGGCTTCtagttttctttctcaaaaTGTCGATCGGTGAAAAGTGTGAGTCTGACCAGTAAGTTCATATCATCGCTCCGATACGTCTGGGGTATGCCTAACATTATGAAATAGTCCACtcaagatctttgatgtGGCTAGGAAACAGGATCGTTTCTTATATGCTCTTGCGCCTATGGTTCGATATGGAAAGGTATATTTCGGTGAATGAAATACTTGAAAAAGAGAAACTGCTCATGTCTGCTAGTTGGCATTTCGACAAACAGTCCACAAATACGGAGTTGACCTGTGTTGGTCTCCTATGATCCTTGCCAAGGAGTTTAATCGAAGTAGTTTTGCCCGAGACAGCGGTAGGTCATAGTATACCTGTATAAAAAGCTCTAAGCTGATGTACTGGAATAGATTTGACCATCTCTACTACACCCAAGCAACCACCAACTATCGTCCAGTTTGGCGCAAATGTTCCCCTGGAACTTGCTCGTGCATCAGCTCTCGTCGCCCCTTACACCCAAGGTGTCGATCTCAACTGCGGATGTCCACAGTCCTGGGCTTGTGCCGAGACGTTGGGTGCTGCATTGATGAACCACCGTGAGTTGGTAAGGGATATGGTGGTTGAGACTCGGCAGCGTTTAGCTAGTGATGGATGGGGTGTTGGCCTCGAAAAGGACATCGACAGTCCCAAAGGCCGAAGTGTGAGTGTGAAAATCAGGATTCACAACGATCTCAGGTACAACCTCTCTTTCAGACAAGATAGATTTATTTACTGACACATTCAGGCAAACCATGGACTTTATAGACACCGTGATAGGTCACCCACAAAACCGCCAGATCGACTGGATCACCATTCACCCACggacaagatcaaccccATCAACCACACCTATCAGGACCGAAGCcctcgagatcttgacaGCCAAGTACTCGAAAACTCTCCCAATACTTCTTTCAGGAGATGTTTTCGACCTCAGCACTCTCCCCTTCCAGcccaccatcaccaccaataACGACTCTCCCCTCCCCTCGCTGGACAAACTTGTTCTCAACGATACCAACTCCGCTGTGAACATGCCATGCCCTAGTAACACTCACCTCTCTGGATTCATGTCCGCCCGTGGTCTCCTTGCTAACCCAGCCATCTTCGCTGGCTACTCGGCTTGCCCATGGGAAGCCGTTGAAACCTTCATGTGCAAGGTTGCAAAGGCCCCTGTACCATTCAAGCTGGTACAACACCACGTTATGGAAATGACAGCGCCAGGCATGGGGTCTGACAAGGCATCGCTTCTAGATAAGAAAGAGCGCGCAGAACTCATGAAGTTGGCCAACACTTGTGAGATCATGGACTtcctcgatgagaagattgagcGGAAGACGGGGAGAGCTGGTGGCATGAGACGAGACCTATGAACCACTTCTCCGTATCACATCACTAAAAGTCCTTGGACTACGGGAAAGAGAGCACGGTATCTCATTCAATGCATTCATGGCTACAAAAAAATCAACTCTCTGCAGCCCATTCTACAGAGTTTTCCTTGATCCGCCTCTTGCACCAACGCTCAAAGACCACTCAAAACGCTCTGGATGCCCACTGTCCCCGAGTCATCACGCCTCTGCACAAACGCCCTAAAATCTGCTCTGGACAGTTTCCCCCTTATGCCCGATGCCGCCAGTGTTCGTGTCTTTTCGCGGAGTGCTTCGGGGCCGACGATAAAGAGAGAACCAATCTCAGTGAGCATTTCGACAGCGGAGCCAACCTCCTTGGTCAATGGCCACTCGCGCATTGTGGAAACGTACTTTGCGATATCTTGCGTGACCATCAGACCTCCTGTGGCATTGACCTGGAACTTCTTGAAGTGCTCAAAGAGCAGCTTCAGAATCACCAGAGCAAGTTCAGTAAAGAACTTTTCTGAGTTTTGGCCGTCGATAGCTTGACGAGCGAGACGCTGGACGCGGGCTAGGAAAGTACAGATGCTCAGACACGTCTGTGTCTGCAATGAGTCGAGCTCGACCTCTTTTGGTCGGAAGTCCTGCTTCCGCTGACCAGCTAAGGACTTGGTCACCCAGTTGGATACAACGTCGATAGTGCCCTTGATGACATtgtttgtcttcttctcaatgtTACCAATGGCCGCCCTCTTCTGCGCCTCCATGCTACGCCTGACTGTTGTGTTTGATTCCGCAAGCCGGATGAGCACGACTGTGATGAATCGATCCATGAGGCTTGTGATTGTGACAGCCGGCTGTATCGTTGGCAAGTAAGATAAATCAGGCTCTGTCTTTGTGTTCTCCTGCACAGAGACTTGGTCAAGGGCAGCGTCGAGAGTTGTCTCGATGTATACCTGGCCCAGGCTCGTCAAGAGCAGGTTCAGGAGAGTATTGACATCCTTGGGAGTATCGGTCTGTGTTCCGAGTTCAAGAGTGCGCTGGACGCTCTCGGCTAACCACTTGAGCATGCGCTTGGCATTAGCAACGCTCAAAGCGCCGTCCTCCTCCGAGACCTCGATCTCGTTCTTGTTATCCTTGTCCTTATCTTGAACGCCAGCAACACGCAGCATCATTTTCTTCTGTGTGCTTGTGAGTTCTGACGAGTCGAGACGCTCGATATAAGCATCCTTTGCGGAGGCAATCAGTTGTGTGCCTTGCTGGGCCAGTGAAGCCATGAAACCAGTCGGCGCCTTTTTCCGCCTGGAATGGTATATACTGTACTTGAAGAGCAGGGAGCTGTACATTTCTTCCAGACTCTTCCGCTCCCGCTCGATGTACGAGTTGCCTATCATATATGGCACAAAAAGCTCTTCCATCTGCTGGTCGAGTGTGTGTGCTATTTGGGCGGAGCAAGGCTCGGGGTGTTCTGTCAAGCCATGGGACTTGAGATCTTCGACCAATGACCCTAGATAAGTTCTTGAGGAGTgcaaggctctcaagaaaGCTAAGGAAGAGATTTTGAGAGTTTCATCCAATACCATTTCGAGCCTCTGTTGGATTGACTGCTGAAATATTCGTTGAATGAACTTGATAAGCACTGTTTCGTAGTACGGAaagatgagtttgatctGGTTGGACTCGTCTTGCATaacgatcttgatctcgtccaAGAGGTTCTGCAGGCTCGGTTCTACCGTTGGCGGCTCCGAGTCAGGATCTGCCAGCTGTTCCCATGTGTCGCTATCCACCTGAACCTCGTCGGCCAGGAGTTGATCGCGATCCAGGAAGAAGGCATGCTGATTGACAAAGGTCGCAATGACACTGGCACCTCCGTTGAAGTCGTAAAGAACCTTTGCACATTCCATCATATCGCTATAGTTGCCCTTTTTGTTGCTGTTTTCGAACTGCTGAAGCAGATCCTGCTCGAGCGTCTCGCagaacttctccaagacttCCCTGGTGTTGTGTAATCTTATATTTCCAACCACACCATTCGTTTGTCCTCCGTTTCGCTGGCCGTTCGTCTGCCCCCATGATGTTGGATCAAGTCGCTGGCTGATGCGCATGAGTTGTCGAACAATCATTGCGCACCGTACTTTGTGCTCAGAACCAGCCTGTCTTTGAACGTCTTGTAGGAGTGATAGCTTTCCCGTCTCGCTGACCTCCGTCCAGCACTGAATCAGAAATATGGCATCGTTCGCACGCCGTCGTTTCTTGTCCAGgtcctcgagcttctcgccGATTTGGAGCGCTATGTTGCCGCCAGCGTGTGTTTTGATGCCGACTCCGGTTTTAAAAGAATGTTCTTGGTTGAGGGATAGATCTAACTGTTCGAACGCCCTCATGGACTCGTCGAGCTTCTGGCCTAGGGTCTCGAGTGTTGAATCATGGGCTACCTCTGCGCGGCGCACATGCGACATAAGCTCCGACTCCTTCTCCTGGAGTTCAGCTCCAAGCGAGCCTAGTTGATCAAGGGCATCTAACAGCTCGAGTCAGCACGATTGGCTCTGAATATACGAGCCTGAAAGCGTATGTCGGTCATACTTTCAAATGTTCGAATCAGGGGTTTTGGGTCGAAAGGTGTTTGCGCACTCCCTGACCGGCGATTCGAGGGCACGGCGCTCTCAGCTAGGCTATCGACAAAGTCACGCACAATAAAGTCcttgttggagaagtcgTCCAGAGTGAAGCTTGGCCCTCTCGGGAAGAGAGTCTTGGGGCCGGAAGCGGTGCGCTCCATGTTGTTGTTTCTGATGAGCGTAGAGGCGCTACATGTGGAGCGGGATCACCGACAGTCGATacgtggaagaggaggaacgTGGAAGAGGGGGAACGTGGCAGTAGTGTGAGGAATGTCTGTAGCGCAGTCTGTACTGTTTTCTCTCGCCGTCGATCTCGTTTCGTTGTCGGTCGTCAAGGGGTCATGGCATTGTGTTGTAGGGCGATCGATACCTAGGTTAGGATACCTCGCCCAGAGCTTAGGTATGTATTCCCGCCCGCTGTCGCAGCTCCAGAGGCTCAGCTTACAGCGCCCAGCCCCGCTATCAGCTGCCGATTTCCagtgaaggaggagctgaGCCACAGGCACGTACGTTCCCTGCAAGGCCAGGAGCTACGGTGGAGAAAAGCGACGTAACCCGTATCGCACCGCCACGActtttcttgccatccatGGCCTTGTCTTGATTTAAGTACACGTCTGCCCACATTCACCCGTCCAAGCTTATAAGCCTGCCCATCCTCGGTTGTTTACGCGATTGCATCCGTATTCGACTATTTACAAAGTCGGAACTCTGTCGCCAACATTTCAACCTCTCAGGCACACTTTCGCAGCTCCAATCGCATACTAGACAGCCTCGAGGCTGCACATCAATAACCATGCCCATCATGACGACTCGCGATCGTCAGGCCTATAGAGCCGACGAATCCAAGGACCATACGTTGTTGtcagagaaggagaggcaaAGGATGCTCAATGTATGGTCGCAAAGTGCGCATGATTGTAGTGCGCCATGCTAACTCATCGCAGTCTTATCTCCCTAAACCCAACGATCCTCCGCCTACTCTAGGCTCAAACTCTCGACCACAGCGACGATCGCGGTTAGGACTTCGTCGCTTCGTCCTGAACCAAATACACGTCCTGATTTTTGCCATTATGCATgggatcttctctctttacATAAAGATACGCCAGACCTGGAACGTGGTGGGCTACCAGATCTCATCCGTCGTCAAATATCATCATGGTACACCGCAatacatcaagaaggaccTGGTTGGTCTGACGAAAAAGCCAAAGCATCTCAGTGTTATTCTGAAGCTCGAGGAGAATCACCGCACAAAGGCTGATGTCGAGAGGCTCCTTGACGAGGTAGCCGAGATTGCGACATGGTGCGCCTGCGCCGAGATTCCGATGCTTTCTGTGTATGAGAAGACAGGTTCGTAGTGGCATATGTGATACTCTTGTACATACTCTAACATGTAGCAGGGATCCTCAAGAAGCACATGCCCCGAGTCTACGATGCTGTTAACCAAAAATTCGCATTCTACTTTGGCCCTGAGCACCCTGGTCTTAGTGTTACATCACCCCATAAGGAGGACCTCCCAGTGCCCTTTAGTGAGAAGCCCAGGGAGCATCTGCGTCTGCACCTCATCTCCGAGCAAGACGGCCGTGACTCCATGGTCGATCTCACCCGTACCTTGGCTGAAATGTCGCAGAGGGGCAAGCTTTCTCCTCACGATATCTCCACGGAACTGATTGATGCTGAGCTTTCTGagggcatcatggatgaGCCTGATCTTTTGCTTACGTTTGGTCCCTACCTCGAACTGTCAGGTTACCCTCCCTGGCAGATCAGATTGACTGAGATTTTCTGTCTGCAAGATAATGAAAGAGTTGGATATCAGGTCTTCCTCAAGGCTCTGCAACATTACGGCAGAGCCCAGATGCGCCATGGTAAATAAGGAGCCTGTTGTATACATTTCCCTTTGTTGTTCGTACTTCATATACATTTAGAAATAATCATATCCGGAGTCATGGTTTCCAGAGCAGCATTTCTCGGGCCTCCCTATTCCATCTGTACACTGGCCCTGTGCCTACATTGTAGTTGTAGTAATTGTCTGTTCCGCCTTTGACCATCGCTCTTCGAAAAGTTATGTTGATCCTtccgccatcttcttggttctTCCCCGTTCGCTTTGGTATAGAGTGCAGCCAGTTAGACTGCGTTCTCCCTCTCATTAGGACCATGTCACCACTTCCCAACGGTAGTTTGAGCGGTTTCGCATTCACAGAAGGAGGGCTAGGAGCATTCGGAGGTGGCGGTTTGTGCTTCATAAGAAAATCACGACGTGCCCCTAATGAGAAAGAAGCGATGGCTGGCTCACGACCCAGGAActgctcatcatcgctgtGATAGCTGATGCTGTCGGAGCCAGAGGCGTAATAGTTGACGAGGCAGAAGTTGTATTTGCAGCCTGTAGCTAGTTCTGTTCTGTGACgaagttcatcaaggcaTTTTGGTATAGGCCTGGGAGGATATCTGGCGTATTGTTTATCCAAGGCTCTCGAGCCTGTGTTGGTGTCTACTGGGAGACCTTTGTCATTGAAGTTGGAAGTCTCATCAATACCAAATACAGTTGTCCATCTGATAGTCGGCATTAGCATGGTTTCTTCCGAGAGAAATTCAAGTTACCTTGGAGTTCGTATCTGGGTTTCTATGCCGCCTCGCTTGATCTTATACTCGACTCTGTAGAACGGGAGTTCTGAACgaagaaactcaaagagTCCCCGAGATACCGAACCTGAGATGAAGGGCTGAAAGTACAGGAGATCAAGGTCAGGTTGGTCATTGATCTCTCGTCCGGGTTGATCTGGTAGAGTAGACAGCTCCTTGCTTAAAGATGCTGGTAGGTTCTTGATGGGATGAGGGTAGAACTGATGCTCAGAATATGTGATCTATGATCGTTAGGATTCAtgctgatgagttgttgTGTGCATTCTCTATGGAATTATCTCTCACTTCTTCTGAAATCACGTCGCTAGAAGTGATTTCTCCAGTTTCTGTTTTGGGTTTCTTTATAGTCGGACTGAAGAAGGCATCAAGAGTGCGCTTCCTAGACATGATGGCGGATATTGCAATAGGGTTATTTTTCAGAttatctcagcctcagaacTGAAAGTTGGTAAATTATCCGAGTCCAAGTTTCTTTGCCTAAACAACGATTGGCAAACTGTGAATATGTATCTTGAAGTCGTGACATCACTCAAAACTCCCAGCCTTGCGTATAAGTGAAAGTGTGGCGCATACTGGATGTGGCTGTGCATAACCATTTAAATTCGAGCCCTAAAGAGCTCAATCAGCCTCATTTCTTAAGGTCCAACTGAACTGAAGGACCAGGGAAATAATagtcaagacccttgttTGACtcaagtcagtcagtcagtcagtgcATTTTcgccaaaaaaaaaaaattatTCAACAATACCTGAGGTCATTATGGATGTTAGTTCTCAACCCCTGTCACTAGATACAAGATAGAAGAAAACTAATGAGTATCAAAATTCTTAGAAAAATTCACAGTTGCGAGAAATGAACCTCTTCCGAGCACCAGCCGCTCGTGCGGCAAAGACACTCGATAGGTCTCTCTTTGCAAAAACTCTTAACGCTGCGGCGGCTTCTATCAAGGAGAATAAGCTGCTGTCCAAGTATagaaaggagcttgagaagaccaatgAGGTTTTGTTTATGGAGAGATATAATCCCGTCTTGCCTGATCCAGACCCGTCacttgcttctcaaggcaaAAAATGTATCGTGTTGGCTCCTCAGATTAAGCCTGCGTGTAAGTTGTGAAACGTTCGATGGACTGGTTGTTAAGTATGCTAATCGTGAAGAATAGCTCCAGAAACATGGAGTCCCATCCTCAAAGAAGCCTCGAAAGTCGGTGATATTAAGGTGGTACCGTATGATATTGAAATTGGATATGACTCTTGGTCTTATCGTACGTATGCACACAAGCCTCATTGACAAGCGAACACTGACAAGTACGAGTTGATGTTATGAAATCCATTCTTCCAGATGAACTTCACGAGGAAATCCCAAGTGGCTTCAACACCGTGGGACACGTCGGTATGCTCCTCACTCATCAAACAACCATCATCCTTATTAACATATAAACGCAGCCCACCTCAACATCCGTGatcagtacctaccttacaaGAACATTATCGCCCAAGTGCTTCTAGACAAGAACCCTCACATCAAAACCgtgatcaacaagatcgataaTGTCGGTTCAGAGAACGAGTTCAGGACCTTTGCCTACGAAGTCCTTGGTGGTCCCGATGATATGAACGTGGAGGTGAGCGAGGCCGGCTGCGTATTCAAGTTCGACTACTCCAAGGTATACTGGAACAGCAAGCTCGACACGGAGCACAAACGGATTGCAGGACTTTTCAAGCCTGGAGAGGTTGTTGCAGATGTCATGGCTGGTATTGGACCCTTTGCGGTACCggctggcaagaagggcgTCTTTGTCTGGGCCAACGACAAGAACCCAGAGAGCTACCGCTACCTTGAGGAAGCGATCCGCAGGAATAAGGTGAGCTCATAGTCACTGTCGTCTCTCACAATGGTTCAACGTTAACATTTAGATGCAGGTCTCGGAGTTTGTCAAGCCCTTCAACTACGATGGCCACGACTTCATCCGCACATCCGCAAACCTTGTCCTGGAGGCATCAAAGCGCGGCGACTGTGCCGTGATCAAACCTCCGAGGCAACCAAGAAACTCTACGGCTCCGCCCCCGGAGCCTGTCCGAGTGCCCGTGCCACCAACGATCTCACATTTTGTCATGAACCTCCCGGCATCCGCAATTGAGTTCACACACAATTACCGCGGTCTGTACCACGGCCACGAGGAGCTATTTGAGCCTCACACCGAGACCAAGCTGCCCATGGTGCACGTTCACTGCTTCTCAGTCAAGGCTGATGACGAGACACCCCTCATGGACATCTGCGAGCGGATACGTAAAGAGATTGGCGTCTTACTCAGACCGGGTGATCCCGAGAACCAAGGCGAGGTGCTCATCTACGATGTGCGCGATGTCGCTCCAGCAAAGAGAATGTTTTGCGCTTCATTCCGTCTACCGCGTGAGGTTGCCTTTGCCGAGAGGGCTTAGACGGGGGTCGGTCGATGTCGATATTGATGGCGCCGGTAGATCTCGGACCCCGGGGTGGGACTTTGTCGGCCGGGCGAACGGCCGGAGGGGTCTTCCCTTGTGCGGTGCGGTGCGTTGTGTGTTGGTCACTATTCTATTCTACTTTACtttactgtactgtactgtaacGTATCCGCGCCGCGATAGGATATCGATTGACCTACCAAATGCAGTACGAGGCCGGAAACTCAAAAAGAACAGACCAAAGCGCCTAGATTTGAGACGAATGCAACTCTACTCTCCTCTACTGACTGTACAGTCAAGAACAGGGTCGCATTCGTCGGGATATGGCCGTCGATAATGAGGCGCTTACAGTACTTATCGCTGATATCTTGTCgtctccaagaccaagacccccagccaagccaagccaattGGTGGCTGGGTGAGTTTTACCGTGATCCATTCAGGCACGATGACGCTCTCATGATAGACTAGATGATAAGTCAGTGTGCAGtagagagagaaagagagagagagccGCGATAACGAGTCCTGCGGGGATCCTTTGAACCGTTACAAAG
This genomic interval from Fusarium verticillioides 7600 chromosome 1, whole genome shotgun sequence contains the following:
- a CDS encoding tRNA wybutosine-synthesizing protein 2 produces the protein MKSILPDELHEEIPSGFNTVGHVAHLNIRDQYLPYKNIIAQVLLDKNPHIKTVINKIDNVGSENEFRTFAYEVLGGPDDMNVEVSEAGCVFKFDYSKVYWNSKLDTEHKRIAGLFKPGEVVADVMAGIGPFAVPAGKKGVFVWANDKNPESYRYLEEAIRRNKVSEFVKPFNYDGHDFIRTSANLVLEASKRGDCAVIKPPRQPRNSTAPPPEPVRVPVPPTISHFVMNLPASAIEFTHNYRGLYHGHEELFEPHTETKLPMVHVHCFSVKADDETPLMDICERIRKEIGVLLRPGDPENQGEVLIYDVRDVAPAKRMFCASFRLPREVAFAERA
- a CDS encoding tRNA wybutosine-synthesizing protein 2, with translation MDKNSQLREMNLFRAPAARAAKTLDRSLFAKTLNAAAASIKENKLLSKYRKELEKTNEVLFMERYNPVLPDPDPSLASQGKKCIVLAPQIKPASPETWSPILKEASKVGDIKVVPYDIEIGYDSWSYLDVMKSILPDELHEEIPSGFNTVGHVAHLNIRDQYLPYKNIIAQVLLDKNPHIKTVINKIDNVGSENEFRTFAYEVLGGPDDMNVEVSEAGCVFKFDYSKVYWNSKLDTEHKRIAGLFKPGEVVADVMAGIGPFAVPAGKKGVFVWANDKNPESYRYLEEAIRRNKVSEFVKPFNYDGHDFIRTSANLVLEASKRGDCAVIKPPRQPRNSTAPPPEPVRVPVPPTISHFVMNLPASAIEFTHNYRGLYHGHEELFEPHTETKLPMVHVHCFSVKADDETPLMDICERIRKEIGVLLRPGDPENQGEVLIYDVRDVAPAKRMFCASFRLPREVAFAERA
- a CDS encoding tRNA-dihydrouridine synthase 4, producing MILAKEFNRSSFARDSDLTISTTPKQPPTIVQFGANVPLELARASALVAPYTQGVDLNCGCPQSWACAETLGAALMNHRELVRDMVVETRQRLASDGWGVGLEKDIDSPKGRSVSVKIRIHNDLRQTMDFIDTVIGHPQNRQIDWITIHPRTRSTPSTTPIRTEALEILTAKYSKTLPILLSGDVFDLSTLPFQPTITTNNDSPLPSLDKLVLNDTNSAVNMPCPSNTHLSGFMSARGLLANPAIFAGYSACPWEAVETFMCKVAKAPVPFKLVQHHVMEMTAPGMGSDKASLLDKKERAELMKLANTCEIMDFLDEKIERKTGRAGGMRRDL
- a CDS encoding tRNA-dihydrouridine synthase 4; amino-acid sequence: MSIGEKCESDHPLKIFDVARKQDRFLYALAPMVRYGKLAFRQTVHKYGVDLCWSPMILAKEFNRSSFARDSDLTISTTPKQPPTIVQFGANVPLELARASALVAPYTQGVDLNCGCPQSWACAETLGAALMNHRELVRDMVVETRQRLASDGWGVGLEKDIDSPKGRSVSVKIRIHNDLRQTMDFIDTVIGHPQNRQIDWITIHPRTRSTPSTTPIRTEALEILTAKYSKTLPILLSGDVFDLSTLPFQPTITTNNDSPLPSLDKLVLNDTNSAVNMPCPSNTHLSGFMSARGLLANPAIFAGYSACPWEAVETFMCKVAKAPVPFKLVQHHVMEMTAPGMGSDKASLLDKKERAELMKLANTCEIMDFLDEKIERKTGRAGGMRRDL